In Prosthecomicrobium sp. N25, one DNA window encodes the following:
- a CDS encoding cisplatin damage response ATP-dependent DNA ligase has translation MNRFARLLDRLAYEPRRNAKIALMADYFRHVPDPERGWALAALTGHLGFAEAKPGLVRALIAERTDPVLFALSYDYVGDLSETVALMWPAPAARPNHVPTLAEVVETLSSTAKRELPQILARWLDALDEAGRWACLKLITGSLRVGVSARLAKTAVAELGGIDPDDVEHVWPTLEPPYRELFAWVEGRGPKPESDDPARFHKPMLSHAIEDGDFDKLDPADFLAEWKWDGIRVQAAAGRGPSGRERRRLYSRTGEDVGAAFPDVVEALDFDAAIDGELLVLIDGKVQSFNVLQQRLNRKSVTARMLVDHPAHIRVYDLIVHEGEDLRGLPFAERRTRLESFVARANNPKLDLSPLIPFDTWEALTEARADPAKGGAGADAEAVEGVMLKRADSPYLPGRPKGLWYKWKRDPRIVDAVLMYAQRGHGKRSSFYSDFTFGVWRGPEDGGELVPVGKAYFGFTDEELKELDRFVRKHTVNRFGPVREVRHDRTTGLVLEVAFEGLARSGRHKSGLAMRFPRISRIRWDKPPAEADRIEVLEAMLATGAEE, from the coding sequence ATGAACCGCTTCGCCCGCCTGCTCGACCGCCTGGCCTACGAACCGCGCCGCAATGCCAAGATCGCCCTGATGGCGGACTATTTCCGCCATGTGCCGGACCCGGAGCGCGGCTGGGCGCTGGCCGCCCTGACCGGCCATCTCGGCTTCGCCGAGGCCAAGCCCGGGCTCGTGCGCGCGCTCATCGCCGAGCGGACGGACCCCGTCCTCTTCGCCCTGTCCTACGACTATGTCGGCGACCTCTCCGAGACCGTCGCGCTCATGTGGCCCGCCCCGGCCGCCCGGCCGAACCACGTGCCGACCCTCGCCGAGGTGGTCGAGACGCTCTCCTCCACGGCGAAGCGGGAGCTGCCCCAGATCCTCGCCCGCTGGCTCGACGCGCTCGACGAGGCCGGCCGCTGGGCCTGCCTCAAGCTCATCACCGGCTCGCTCCGCGTCGGCGTCTCCGCCCGCCTCGCCAAGACGGCGGTTGCCGAACTCGGCGGCATCGACCCCGACGACGTCGAGCACGTCTGGCCAACGCTCGAGCCGCCGTATCGGGAGCTCTTCGCCTGGGTGGAGGGGCGCGGCCCGAAGCCGGAGAGCGACGATCCTGCCCGGTTCCATAAGCCCATGCTGTCCCATGCCATCGAGGACGGCGACTTCGACAAGCTCGACCCCGCGGACTTCCTGGCCGAATGGAAATGGGACGGCATCCGCGTGCAGGCGGCCGCGGGTCGCGGGCCCTCCGGCCGGGAGCGCCGCCGGCTCTATTCCCGCACCGGCGAGGACGTCGGCGCCGCCTTTCCGGATGTCGTCGAGGCGCTCGACTTCGACGCCGCCATCGACGGCGAGCTTTTGGTCCTCATCGACGGCAAGGTCCAGAGCTTCAACGTCCTGCAGCAGCGGCTGAACCGGAAATCGGTGACCGCCCGCATGCTGGTCGATCACCCCGCCCATATCCGGGTCTACGACCTCATCGTCCACGAGGGCGAGGACCTGCGCGGGCTGCCCTTCGCGGAGCGGCGGACGCGCCTGGAATCCTTCGTGGCGCGGGCGAACAACCCGAAGCTCGACCTCTCGCCCCTGATCCCCTTCGACACCTGGGAGGCGCTGACCGAGGCCCGGGCGGATCCCGCCAAGGGCGGGGCCGGGGCGGATGCGGAAGCCGTCGAGGGCGTCATGCTGAAGCGCGCCGACAGCCCCTACCTGCCGGGTCGCCCCAAGGGCCTCTGGTACAAGTGGAAACGCGATCCGCGCATCGTCGATGCCGTGCTGATGTATGCCCAGCGGGGCCATGGCAAGCGCTCGTCCTTCTACTCGGACTTCACCTTCGGGGTCTGGCGCGGCCCCGAGGACGGCGGCGAACTGGTGCCGGTCGGGAAGGCCTATTTCGGCTTCACCGACGAGGAGCTGAAGGAGCTGGACCGCTTCGTGCGGAAACACACGGTCAACCGCTTCGGACCGGTCCGCGAGGTCCGCCACGACCGCACCACGGGCCTCGTCCTGGAGGTCGCCTTCGAGGGCCTCGCCCGCTCCGGCCGCCACAAGTCCGGCCTGGCCATGCGCTTTCCCCGCATCAGCCGCATCCGCTGGGACAAGCCCCCCGCCGAGGCCGACCGCATCGAGGTCCTGGAGGCCATGCTGGCGACCGGCGCGGAAGAGTAG
- a CDS encoding DUF2171 domain-containing protein: MQNMDMIREHMPVIGSDGRQIGLVDHMEGQDRIKLTRDSSPDGQHHFIPCDWIDHIDAHVHLKVSCDEAQKRWQ; this comes from the coding sequence ATGCAGAACATGGACATGATCCGCGAGCACATGCCGGTCATCGGGTCCGACGGCCGGCAGATCGGTCTGGTCGACCACATGGAGGGCCAGGACCGCATCAAGCTGACCCGCGACTCCTCGCCGGACGGGCAGCACCATTTCATCCCCTGCGACTGGATCGACCACATCGATGCCCACGTGCACCTGAAGGTCTCGTGCGACGAGGCCCAGAAGCGCTGGCAGTAG
- a CDS encoding lytic transglycosylase domain-containing protein — protein sequence MGAQERGRPRGRAAGPASVGVLLAFVLAGVPSAPTAAQEEKDAPDAAPAGSGKASETVDEAICRLIESAAEVRKLPVPFFTRLIWRESSFRLNVVSRAGAQGVAQFMPGTARERGLADPFDPEAAIPASAALLADLRARFGNLGLAAAAYNAGPERVRQWLAGASGLPMETVTYVARITGLPAESWAEAARQGTALPDPAPEKCLVTLARFRKPGGEDYVAGGAVASVFAPWGVQIAGDFSRAKALAAFDRVRLRYAAVVGEVRPMIIGTRFRSRGTRPFYRIRLPAESRKAADDLCAKLRAAQGACIVLKS from the coding sequence ATGGGAGCGCAGGAGCGGGGACGACCGCGGGGCAGGGCGGCAGGACCGGCATCGGTCGGCGTCCTGCTGGCCTTCGTCCTGGCGGGCGTGCCGTCCGCGCCCACGGCCGCCCAGGAGGAGAAGGACGCCCCCGACGCGGCGCCGGCCGGTTCCGGCAAGGCCAGCGAGACGGTCGACGAGGCGATCTGCCGGCTGATCGAGTCCGCCGCCGAGGTCCGCAAGCTGCCGGTGCCCTTCTTCACCCGCCTCATCTGGCGGGAAAGCAGCTTCCGGCTGAACGTCGTGTCCCGCGCCGGCGCGCAAGGGGTCGCGCAGTTCATGCCCGGCACCGCCCGCGAGCGCGGTCTTGCCGACCCCTTCGATCCCGAGGCGGCGATCCCCGCCTCCGCCGCGCTGCTGGCGGACCTGCGCGCCCGCTTCGGCAACCTCGGCCTCGCCGCCGCGGCCTACAACGCCGGCCCGGAGCGCGTCCGCCAGTGGCTCGCCGGCGCCTCGGGCCTGCCGATGGAGACGGTGACCTATGTCGCCCGCATCACGGGCCTGCCGGCCGAGTCCTGGGCCGAGGCCGCCCGCCAGGGTACGGCCCTGCCGGATCCGGCGCCCGAAAAGTGCCTCGTGACGCTCGCCCGCTTCCGCAAGCCGGGCGGCGAGGACTACGTGGCCGGCGGCGCGGTCGCGTCGGTGTTCGCCCCCTGGGGCGTGCAGATCGCCGGCGACTTCTCGCGCGCCAAGGCGCTCGCCGCCTTCGACCGGGTCCGCCTGCGCTATGCCGCCGTGGTCGGAGAGGTGCGCCCCATGATCATCGGGACACGCTTCCGCAGCCGCGGCACGCGCCCCTTCTACCGCATCCGCCTGCCGGCCGAGTCGCGCAAGGCCGCCGACGACCTCTGCGCGAAGCTGCGTGCCGCCCAGGGCGCCTGCATCGTACTCAAGAGCTGA
- a CDS encoding histidine phosphatase family protein, producing MAIVHYLTHPQVQIDPDVPVPKWGLSPIGEARAVAAARLPWAAGIGRIVSSDEVKAIETARIFGARLGIRPQIREGMHENDRSATGYLPPPQFEAMADRFFAEPEVSAEGWERAVDAQARIVAAVEAVLAEEVEDGADRDLLLVGHGGVGTLLLCRLAGLPISRSRDQGPGGGNRFAFDRDTRAVLQGWTPFDA from the coding sequence ATGGCCATCGTCCACTACCTCACCCATCCGCAGGTGCAGATCGATCCGGACGTGCCGGTGCCGAAGTGGGGGCTCTCGCCGATCGGGGAGGCCCGCGCGGTCGCGGCGGCGCGGCTGCCCTGGGCGGCGGGCATCGGCCGGATCGTCTCCTCCGACGAGGTGAAGGCGATCGAGACGGCGCGCATCTTCGGGGCCCGCCTCGGGATCAGGCCGCAGATCCGCGAGGGGATGCACGAGAACGACCGCAGTGCGACCGGCTACCTGCCGCCTCCGCAGTTCGAGGCCATGGCGGACCGGTTCTTCGCCGAGCCGGAGGTCAGCGCCGAGGGCTGGGAGCGCGCCGTGGACGCGCAGGCGCGGATCGTCGCCGCGGTTGAGGCGGTGCTCGCCGAGGAGGTCGAGGACGGGGCGGATCGGGACCTGCTGCTGGTCGGGCACGGCGGGGTCGGGACGCTGCTGCTCTGCCGGCTCGCCGGTCTGCCCATCTCGCGCAGCCGCGATCAGGGTCCGGGCGGCGGCAACCGCTTCGCCTTCGACCGCGACACCCGGGCGGTGCTGCAGGGCTGGACGCCGTTCGACGCCTGA
- a CDS encoding class I SAM-dependent methyltransferase: MGQAKKRPSPSEIKHRVLDDIRFLRSWVEKPLQIGAVAPSSPQLARLMASYVDPHATGAVLELGPGTGVVTKAILDRGVAPGRVVSVEYNEDFCKLLRNRFPGVHFIHGDAYNARHAVQAAFPEPLSAVVSSLPLFTRPMPQRVRLLDEAFAMLAPGAPFIQFSYALVPPVPHGAGAFELERTNWVVMNLPPARVWVYRRPA; encoded by the coding sequence ATGGGACAAGCCAAGAAGCGTCCGTCGCCGAGCGAGATCAAGCACAGGGTTCTCGACGATATCCGCTTCCTCCGGAGCTGGGTCGAAAAGCCCCTGCAGATCGGCGCGGTGGCGCCGTCGAGCCCTCAGCTCGCGCGGCTGATGGCGAGCTACGTCGATCCGCACGCGACGGGCGCCGTCCTGGAGCTCGGGCCGGGCACGGGCGTGGTCACCAAGGCGATCCTCGACCGGGGCGTCGCGCCGGGCCGGGTGGTCTCCGTCGAGTACAACGAGGACTTCTGCAAGCTCCTGCGCAACCGCTTCCCGGGCGTGCACTTCATCCACGGCGATGCCTACAACGCCCGGCACGCCGTCCAGGCGGCGTTCCCGGAGCCGCTCTCCGCCGTGGTCTCCAGCCTGCCGCTCTTCACCCGGCCGATGCCGCAACGGGTGCGGCTGCTCGACGAGGCCTTCGCGATGCTGGCGCCCGGCGCGCCCTTCATCCAGTTCTCCTACGCGCTGGTGCCGCCCGTGCCGCACGGCGCGGGAGCCTTCGAGCTCGAGCGGACGAACTGGGTCGTCATGAACCTGCCGCCCGCGCGTGTGTGGGTCTACCGCCGGCCGGCGTGA
- the dnaJ gene encoding molecular chaperone DnaJ: MAKRDYYEVLGVAKTADEKDLKSAFRKLAMQFHPDRNPGDHEAEAKFKEINEAYDVLKDPQKRAAFDRFGHAAFENGGAGGPGFNGDFAQTMSDIFESFFGGDFGGGERRGRGGRERGADLRYNMEISLEEAYEGKHVEIRVPSTITCETCSGSGAKPGTSPQTCKTCGGQGRVRAMQGFFTIERTCPTCQGRGQVIVDPCAKCGGTGRTTTEKTLTVNIPAGIEDGTRIRLAGEGEAGMRGGPAGDLYIFIGIKPHAFFQRDGADIFCRVPVSMTTAALGGQFEVPTLAGEKTKVKVPDGTQTGKQFRLKGKGMPVMRSTAQGDMYIQVVVETPRNLTRRQRELLEEFEKSASGDTHPDSTGFFAKVKDFFDNLGS; this comes from the coding sequence ATGGCCAAGCGCGACTACTACGAGGTCCTCGGCGTTGCCAAGACCGCCGACGAGAAGGACTTGAAGAGCGCCTTCCGCAAGCTCGCCATGCAGTTTCACCCGGACCGGAACCCGGGCGACCACGAGGCCGAGGCCAAGTTCAAGGAGATCAACGAGGCTTACGACGTCCTCAAGGACCCGCAGAAGCGCGCCGCCTTCGACCGCTTCGGCCATGCCGCCTTCGAGAACGGCGGGGCCGGCGGGCCGGGCTTCAACGGCGACTTCGCGCAGACGATGTCGGACATCTTCGAGAGCTTCTTCGGGGGCGACTTCGGCGGCGGCGAACGGCGCGGCCGGGGCGGGCGCGAGCGCGGGGCGGACCTGCGCTACAACATGGAGATCAGCCTCGAGGAGGCCTACGAGGGCAAGCACGTCGAGATCCGCGTGCCGAGCACGATCACCTGCGAGACCTGCTCGGGATCGGGCGCCAAGCCGGGCACCTCGCCGCAGACCTGCAAGACCTGCGGCGGCCAGGGGCGCGTGCGCGCCATGCAGGGCTTCTTCACCATCGAGCGCACCTGCCCGACCTGCCAGGGCCGCGGCCAGGTGATCGTCGACCCCTGCGCCAAGTGCGGCGGCACCGGGCGGACGACCACCGAGAAGACGCTGACCGTCAACATCCCGGCGGGCATCGAGGACGGCACCCGCATCCGGCTGGCCGGCGAGGGCGAGGCCGGCATGCGCGGCGGGCCGGCGGGCGACCTCTACATCTTCATCGGCATCAAGCCGCACGCCTTCTTCCAGCGCGACGGGGCGGACATCTTCTGCCGCGTGCCGGTCTCGATGACGACCGCCGCGCTCGGCGGGCAGTTCGAGGTGCCGACACTCGCGGGCGAGAAGACCAAGGTGAAGGTCCCGGACGGCACCCAGACCGGCAAGCAGTTCCGCCTGAAGGGCAAGGGCATGCCGGTCATGCGCTCGACCGCGCAAGGCGACATGTACATACAGGTGGTGGTCGAGACGCCGCGCAACCTCACACGACGGCAGCGGGAACTGCTGGAGGAGTTCGAGAAATCGGCGTCGGGCGACACACATCCGGACTCGACCGGATTCTTCGCCAAGGTTAAGGATTTCTTCGACAATCTCGGCAGCTGA
- the dnaK gene encoding molecular chaperone DnaK gives MGKVIGIDLGTTNSCVAVMDGKNTKVIENAEGARTTPSIVAFTDEGERLVGVAAKRQAVTNPERTVFAVKRLIGRRYEDPMVEKDKKLVPYKITRAGNGDAWVEADGKQYSPSQISAFILGKMKETAESFLGQTVTQAVITVPAYFNDAQRQATKDAGKIAGLEVLRIINEPTAAALAYGLDKKASGTIAVYDLGGGTFDVSVLEIGDGVFEVKSTNGDTFLGGEDFDMRLVGYLADEFKKEQGIDLRNDKLALQRLKEAAEKAKIELSSATQTEINLPFITMDQSGPKHLTMKLTRAKFEALVDDLVQKTIEPCRAALRDAGLTAGQIDEVVLVGGMTRMPKIQEVVKTFFGREPHKGVNPDEVVAIGAAIQAGVLQGDVKDVLLLDVTPLSLGIETLGGVFTRLIDRNTTIPTKKSQVFSTAEDGQTAVTIRVFQGEREMAADNKMLGQFDLVGIPPAPRGVPQIEVTFDIDANGIVNVSAKDKGTGKEQQIRIQASGGLSDADIEKMVKDAEANAAEDKKRRELVETRNQAEGLVHSAEKALKDYGDKVSAADRSVIEAAIADTRAKLGGEDVEAIKAAANKLAEAQMKLGEAMYRDTQGGGGDAGAAGGGHKDDAVDADFEEVRDDDKKKSA, from the coding sequence ATGGGTAAAGTCATCGGCATCGACCTCGGCACGACGAATTCCTGCGTCGCCGTCATGGACGGCAAGAACACCAAGGTCATCGAGAACGCCGAGGGGGCGCGCACGACCCCGTCGATCGTGGCCTTCACGGATGAGGGCGAGCGGCTCGTCGGCGTCGCGGCCAAGCGCCAGGCCGTCACCAATCCGGAGCGCACCGTCTTCGCGGTCAAGCGCCTGATCGGACGGCGCTACGAAGACCCGATGGTGGAGAAGGACAAGAAGCTCGTCCCCTACAAGATCACCCGCGCCGGCAACGGCGATGCGTGGGTCGAGGCGGACGGCAAGCAGTATTCCCCGTCGCAGATCTCCGCCTTCATCCTCGGCAAGATGAAGGAGACGGCCGAGTCCTTCCTGGGCCAGACGGTCACGCAGGCGGTCATCACGGTGCCGGCCTACTTCAACGACGCCCAGCGCCAGGCGACCAAGGACGCCGGCAAGATCGCGGGCCTCGAGGTGCTGCGCATCATCAACGAGCCGACCGCGGCCGCGCTCGCCTACGGGCTCGACAAGAAGGCCTCCGGCACCATCGCGGTCTACGACCTCGGCGGCGGCACCTTCGACGTCTCGGTCCTGGAGATCGGCGACGGCGTGTTCGAGGTGAAGTCCACGAACGGCGACACGTTCCTGGGCGGCGAGGACTTCGACATGCGGCTCGTGGGCTACCTGGCCGACGAGTTCAAGAAGGAACAGGGCATCGATCTCCGGAACGACAAGCTCGCCCTGCAGCGCCTCAAGGAGGCGGCCGAGAAGGCCAAGATCGAGCTGTCGAGCGCCACGCAGACCGAGATCAACCTGCCCTTCATCACCATGGACCAGTCCGGTCCCAAGCACCTCACCATGAAGCTCACCCGCGCCAAGTTCGAGGCGCTGGTCGACGACCTGGTGCAGAAGACGATCGAGCCCTGCCGGGCGGCGCTGCGCGACGCGGGCCTGACGGCGGGCCAGATCGACGAGGTGGTGCTGGTCGGCGGCATGACGCGCATGCCGAAGATCCAGGAGGTGGTGAAGACCTTCTTCGGCCGTGAGCCCCACAAGGGCGTCAACCCGGACGAGGTGGTCGCCATCGGCGCCGCGATCCAGGCAGGCGTGCTGCAGGGCGACGTCAAGGACGTGCTGCTCCTCGACGTGACCCCGCTGTCGCTCGGCATCGAGACGCTCGGCGGCGTGTTCACGCGCCTCATCGACCGCAACACCACGATCCCGACCAAGAAGTCCCAGGTCTTCTCGACCGCCGAGGACGGCCAGACGGCCGTGACCATCCGGGTCTTCCAGGGCGAGCGCGAGATGGCGGCGGACAACAAGATGCTGGGCCAGTTCGACCTGGTCGGCATTCCCCCGGCGCCGCGCGGCGTGCCGCAGATCGAGGTCACCTTCGACATCGACGCGAACGGCATCGTCAACGTGTCGGCCAAGGACAAGGGCACCGGCAAGGAGCAGCAGATCCGCATCCAGGCCTCGGGCGGCCTCTCGGACGCCGACATCGAGAAGATGGTCAAGGACGCCGAGGCGAACGCCGCGGAGGACAAGAAGCGGCGCGAGCTCGTGGAGACGCGCAATCAGGCCGAGGGGCTCGTCCACTCCGCCGAGAAGGCGCTCAAGGACTACGGCGACAAGGTCTCGGCGGCCGACCGGTCGGTCATCGAGGCGGCGATCGCCGACACCCGGGCCAAGCTCGGCGGCGAGGACGTCGAGGCCATCAAGGCCGCGGCCAACAAGCTCGCCGAAGCGCAGATGAAGCTCGGCGAGGCCATGTACCGCGACACCCAGGGCGGCGGCGGCGACGCCGGTGCGGCGGGCGGCGGCCACAAGGACGACGCCGTCGATGCGGACTTCGAGGAAGTCCGCGACGACGACAAGAAGAAATCGGCTTGA
- a CDS encoding cobyrinate a,c-diamide synthase, whose amino-acid sequence MTGAAGGVPGLVIAAPRSGSGKTTVTLGLLRALRRRGLAVAGAKCGPDYIDPAFHEAASGRPSLNLDAWAMPPALVAGLAGAAADGADLVVAEGLMGLFDGVPGAPGRSGSSADIAAAAGWPVVLVLDVSGQSQSAAALVLGCARYDPRIRVAGVILNRVGSPRHRRLVGDAVEALGIPVLGSLPRDEAVTLPERHLGLVQAAETSGLDGILERMADFVEANTDLDRIVAAATASRLDAGSLAAALPPPGQRIAVARDAAFTFLYPHLALGWRRAGAELVFFAPLADEPPPAGCDVCWLPGGYPELHAGALAGASQFLAGLRRFAETKPVHGECGGYMVLGRTLTDAAGVEHPMAGLLDVATSFARRRMTLGYRTATVLADGPLGPAGTVLKGHEFHYATVADAGSDEPFAAVTDAYGAAPAPAGSRRGRVTGSFLHAIARG is encoded by the coding sequence GTGACCGGCGCGGCGGGCGGCGTGCCGGGCCTGGTGATCGCCGCGCCGCGGTCGGGCAGCGGCAAGACCACGGTGACGCTCGGGCTCCTGCGCGCCTTGAGGCGGCGCGGCCTCGCGGTCGCCGGCGCGAAATGCGGGCCGGACTACATCGACCCGGCCTTCCACGAGGCGGCCTCGGGCCGGCCGAGCCTCAACCTCGACGCCTGGGCGATGCCCCCCGCGCTCGTGGCGGGGCTCGCCGGCGCGGCGGCGGACGGCGCGGATCTGGTGGTCGCCGAGGGGCTGATGGGACTGTTCGACGGGGTCCCGGGGGCGCCCGGGCGGTCCGGGTCGTCGGCCGACATCGCGGCGGCGGCGGGCTGGCCGGTGGTGCTGGTGCTGGACGTCTCCGGACAGTCCCAGTCGGCCGCCGCGCTCGTGCTCGGCTGCGCGCGCTACGATCCGCGCATCCGGGTCGCGGGCGTGATCCTCAACCGGGTCGGCTCGCCCCGGCACCGGCGGCTCGTCGGCGACGCCGTCGAGGCGCTCGGCATCCCGGTCCTCGGCAGCCTGCCGCGCGACGAGGCGGTGACGCTGCCGGAACGCCACCTGGGGCTCGTGCAGGCGGCCGAGACGTCCGGGCTCGACGGCATCCTCGAGCGCATGGCGGATTTCGTCGAGGCGAACACGGACCTGGACCGGATCGTCGCCGCCGCAACGGCCTCCCGTCTCGATGCGGGGTCACTCGCGGCCGCCCTGCCGCCGCCGGGCCAGCGGATCGCGGTGGCGCGCGACGCGGCCTTCACGTTCCTCTATCCCCACCTGGCGCTCGGGTGGCGGCGAGCGGGGGCGGAGCTCGTCTTCTTCGCGCCGCTGGCCGACGAGCCGCCGCCCGCCGGCTGCGACGTCTGCTGGCTGCCCGGCGGCTACCCGGAGCTCCATGCCGGGGCGCTGGCGGGCGCCTCGCAATTCCTGGCGGGTCTGCGGCGGTTCGCGGAGACGAAGCCGGTCCACGGCGAATGCGGGGGCTACATGGTGCTGGGCCGGACGCTCACCGACGCGGCCGGGGTGGAGCATCCCATGGCAGGCCTGCTCGACGTGGCGACCAGCTTCGCCAGGCGGCGGATGACGCTCGGCTACCGCACCGCCACGGTTCTGGCCGACGGCCCGCTGGGGCCGGCCGGGACCGTGCTGAAGGGGCACGAGTTCCACTATGCGACGGTAGCGGACGCCGGATCGGACGAGCCTTTCGCGGCGGTCACGGACGCCTACGGCGCGGCGCCGGCTCCGGCCGGCAGCCGGCGCGGGCGGGTGACCGGGAGCTTCCTGCACGCGATCGCACGCGGCTGA
- the cobA gene encoding uroporphyrinogen-III C-methyltransferase, which translates to MPIPDAIAAQLPEFVPGTVWLVGAGPGDPGLFTLAGLHAMRSADVIVYDALVGDAIMGLAPETSELDYAGKRGGRPSHSQKDITERLIAHARAGKRVLRLKGGDPFVFGRGGEEVLALAAAGIRFRVVPGITSGLGGLAAAAIPATTRDTNHAVILMTGHPAAGTEGPAASHADWAAFAATGAPLVLYMAMTHLDAIAAQLMAAGMGANTPVGIVADATTPRQRVLVTQLDRAAREAAAQGLKAPAIVAIGSIVGLRERLAAFALGPEGAS; encoded by the coding sequence ATGCCCATCCCCGACGCCATCGCCGCCCAGCTGCCGGAGTTCGTGCCGGGCACGGTCTGGCTCGTCGGCGCGGGACCGGGCGACCCGGGCCTCTTCACGCTCGCGGGCCTGCACGCCATGCGGTCGGCGGACGTGATCGTCTACGACGCGCTGGTGGGCGACGCCATCATGGGGCTGGCGCCGGAGACGAGCGAGCTGGACTATGCGGGCAAGCGGGGCGGCCGACCTTCGCATTCCCAGAAGGACATCACCGAGCGGCTGATCGCCCATGCGCGCGCCGGCAAGCGCGTCCTCAGGCTGAAGGGGGGAGATCCCTTCGTGTTCGGGCGGGGCGGCGAGGAGGTGCTGGCGCTGGCGGCGGCGGGCATCCGGTTCCGGGTCGTGCCCGGCATCACGTCCGGCCTCGGCGGGCTGGCGGCGGCCGCCATCCCGGCGACCACGCGGGACACCAACCATGCGGTCATCCTGATGACCGGCCACCCGGCGGCGGGCACGGAGGGACCGGCGGCCAGCCACGCGGACTGGGCCGCCTTCGCGGCGACGGGAGCCCCGCTCGTCCTCTACATGGCGATGACGCATCTCGACGCCATCGCGGCGCAGCTGATGGCGGCCGGCATGGGGGCGAACACGCCGGTCGGGATCGTGGCGGACGCGACCACGCCGCGCCAACGGGTGCTGGTGACGCAACTCGACCGGGCCGCGCGCGAGGCGGCCGCACAGGGACTGAAGGCCCCGGCGATCGTGGCGATCGGGTCGATCGTGGGCCTGCGGGAGAGGCTCGCGGCCTTCGCGCTGGGTCCGGAGGGGGCGTCGTGA
- a CDS encoding cobalt-precorrin-5B (C(1))-methyltransferase yields MSESPKSASDAAEPTPPGGAEPGRPLRRGWTTGACATAAAKAAYEALLTGDFPDPVAIRLPGGETPAFALALHEQGPGWARAGIVKDAGDDPDVTHGALVVATVRFAPGGAGVTFRAGEGVGTVTRPGLPIPPGEPAINPVPRRMMREAIAEVAGRHGRSGDVEIEVSIPGGERLAERTLNGRLGIVGGLSVLGTTGIVVPFSCAAWIHSIHRGIDVARAMGFDHVAGATGSTSEAAVKALHGLDDVQLIDMGDFVGGMLKYLRDHPVRRVTVAGGFAKLVKLAQGLLDLHSKRGAVDLDWLAARVLEAGGGDDLAARVRAANSALEVLEITRAAGLDVGRLVAEAARLTAAKPLRDSGIAVEVVVFDRQGGLVARAG; encoded by the coding sequence ATGAGCGAAAGTCCGAAATCGGCGTCCGATGCCGCGGAACCGACCCCGCCCGGAGGCGCGGAGCCCGGTCGACCGCTCCGGCGTGGCTGGACCACCGGAGCCTGCGCCACCGCGGCCGCCAAGGCGGCCTACGAGGCCCTGCTGACCGGCGACTTTCCGGACCCGGTCGCGATCCGGCTGCCCGGCGGCGAGACCCCGGCCTTCGCGCTGGCGCTCCACGAGCAGGGACCCGGCTGGGCGCGGGCCGGCATCGTCAAGGACGCGGGCGACGATCCGGACGTCACCCACGGCGCCCTCGTGGTGGCGACCGTCCGCTTTGCCCCCGGCGGCGCGGGCGTGACCTTCCGGGCCGGGGAGGGGGTCGGCACTGTGACCCGCCCCGGCCTGCCGATCCCGCCCGGCGAACCGGCCATCAACCCCGTCCCGCGCCGCATGATGCGCGAGGCGATCGCCGAGGTCGCCGGCCGGCACGGGCGCTCCGGCGACGTCGAGATCGAGGTCTCGATCCCGGGCGGCGAAAGACTAGCCGAGCGCACCCTCAACGGCCGTCTCGGCATTGTGGGCGGACTGTCGGTCCTGGGTACGACCGGCATCGTCGTCCCCTTCTCCTGCGCGGCCTGGATCCATTCCATCCACCGCGGCATCGACGTCGCCCGCGCCATGGGCTTCGACCACGTGGCGGGCGCGACCGGCTCCACCTCGGAGGCTGCCGTCAAGGCGCTCCACGGGCTCGACGACGTCCAGCTGATCGACATGGGCGACTTCGTCGGCGGCATGCTCAAGTACCTGCGCGATCATCCGGTCCGGCGCGTCACCGTGGCGGGGGGCTTCGCCAAGTTGGTGAAGCTCGCGCAAGGGCTACTCGACCTGCATTCCAAGCGCGGCGCGGTCGACCTCGACTGGCTCGCCGCGCGCGTGCTGGAGGCCGGCGGCGGCGACGACCTCGCCGCCCGCGTGCGCGCCGCCAACTCCGCTCTCGAGGTGCTGGAGATCACCCGCGCGGCGGGGCTCGATGTCGGCCGGCTGGTCGCCGAGGCGGCCCGGCTGACCGCCGCGAAGCCCCTGCGGGACAGCGGCATCGCCGTCGAGGTCGTGGTCTTCGACCGCCAGGGCGGGTTGGTAGCGCGCGCGGGCTGA